The Toxorhynchites rutilus septentrionalis strain SRP chromosome 3, ASM2978413v1, whole genome shotgun sequence genome includes a region encoding these proteins:
- the LOC129776472 gene encoding voltage-dependent anion-selective channel-like — protein sequence MAPPAYSDLGKQARDVFNKGYHFGLWKLDVKTKTNSGVEFNSSGFSNQDNGKVFGSLETKYKVKEYGLNFSEKWNTDNTLTSEVSLENQLVKGLKLSFDGSFAPQTGSKTGRFKTAYSHDKVRVDADVNVDLAGPLVNASGVFGYQGWLAGYQVAFDSQKSKVTANNFALGYSTGDFILHTNVNDGREFGGLIYQRCNDRLETAVQLSWASGSNATRFGLGAKYDLDKDACVRAKVNNQSQIGLGYQQKLRDGITLTLSTMIDGKSFNTGGHKIGVALELEA from the exons ATGGCCCCACCAGCATACTCAGATCTTGGCAAACAAGCCCGTGATGTCTTCAACAAGGGCTATCACTTTGGACTGTGGAAGCTGGACGTGAAAACCAAGACCAATTCCGGCGTCGAATTTAACAGCAGTGGTTTCTCCAATCAGGACAACGGCAAAGTGTTTGGTTCACTCGAGACCAAATACAAGGTCAAGGAGTATGGTCTTAACTTTTCCGAGAAGTGGAACACAGACAACACCTTGACCTCGGAGGTATCCCTCGAGAATCAACTGGTCAAGGGACTGAAGCTGTCGTTCGACGGTTCGTTCGCTCCACAAACCGG AAGCAAGACAGGACGTTTCAAGACTGCCTACTCGCACGATAAAGTTCGCGTcgacgccgatgtcaacgttgaTCTGGCTGGGCCACTAGTGAACGCTTCGGGTGTGTTCGGATACCAGGGCTGGCTCGCCGGTTACCAGGTTGCATTTGACTCCCAGAAATCCAAGGTTACCGCTAATAACTTTGCACTGGGTTACTCCACTGGCGATTTTATTCTGCACACCAATGT TAATGACGGTCGTGAGTTCGGCGGTTTAATCTACCAGCGATGCAACGATCGGCTGGAAACAGCCGTCCAGCTGTCGTGGGCTTCCGGCTCAAACGCTACTAGATTTGGACTTGGCGCTAAGTACGATTTGGACAAGGACGCTTGCGTGCGCGCCAAGGTCAACAATCAGAGCCAAATTGGTCTCGGTTATCAACAGAAGCTGCGTGACG GTATTACTTTGACGTTGTCCACCATGATCGACGGCAAGAGCTTCAACACTGGCGGACACAAGATCGGTGTTGCTCTGGAACTCGAAGCTTAA